The following coding sequences are from one Desulfosporosinus orientis DSM 765 window:
- a CDS encoding ABC transporter ATP-binding protein: protein MLLEVKGISKNYHAGFWGQRMVKAVSDVSFTINKGEIFGLIGESGCGKSTLTRIILGLLKPTRGSVFYRDRDLTKLKKGDWQRLRREIQVVFQHPQSMFNPRRKIYFSCAEPIRLFKMAENKGEEERMVAELMERVGLSEDQLKKYPHELSGGQAQRLSIIRALSLNPRLLICDEPTSMLDVSVQAQILNLLTMNKDHDLAMLYISHDLEVIRAICQRVAVMRQGEIVEMGTVQEVFESPRHDYTKHLLASNLEV from the coding sequence ATGCTGTTAGAAGTGAAAGGCATCAGCAAAAACTATCATGCCGGCTTTTGGGGCCAAAGAATGGTTAAAGCGGTGTCTGACGTAAGCTTTACCATTAATAAGGGCGAGATATTTGGTTTGATAGGGGAGAGCGGCTGCGGAAAATCCACTCTGACCAGGATTATCCTGGGACTCCTTAAACCCACCCGGGGGAGTGTATTTTACCGGGACCGTGACTTGACCAAACTGAAGAAAGGTGATTGGCAGCGATTAAGAAGGGAAATTCAGGTGGTTTTTCAGCATCCCCAGTCCATGTTTAATCCGCGCAGGAAGATTTATTTTTCCTGTGCGGAGCCTATCAGACTCTTTAAAATGGCTGAAAACAAGGGAGAGGAAGAAAGGATGGTAGCTGAGCTGATGGAAAGAGTCGGCCTCTCCGAGGATCAGCTGAAAAAATATCCTCACGAATTAAGCGGCGGGCAAGCCCAGCGTTTGTCCATCATCCGTGCTCTGTCTTTAAACCCCAGACTGCTTATCTGTGATGAGCCTACCTCCATGCTGGATGTATCGGTGCAGGCTCAAATCCTGAATCTCTTAACCATGAACAAGGATCATGATCTGGCCATGCTCTATATCTCTCATGATCTGGAGGTTATCAGGGCTATCTGTCAGCGGGTGGCAGTTATGCGGCAGGGTGAAATTGTGGAGATGGGAACTGTCCAAGAGGTGTTTGAAAGTCCCCGGCATGACTATACTAAGCATTTGTTGGCTTCCAATCTGGAGGTGTAA
- a CDS encoding ABC transporter substrate-binding protein — MNYKERIKTLMTVVLCLLVILSFTGCGSSPSSTSGDPAKNASDLSNTLVYAGENTDTINPVITGQSELVSIIFSGLMKYDVSGHPVVDLVKSYTYDENSLTYTFNLRQGVLWQDGQPFTAEDVVYTYQELTSDKTLASSILDDYKDITNVKATDENTVEITLSQYDAAMLNYFTIGILPKHLLEGQDLTTSPFNQNPVGTGRYKFVQWDKAGGTVTLVRNEKYYDKIPNIEKIVYKTVAVESTKALMLQSGEADLAWLNAKYAKDFRGKEGFTNYDFKTADYRAMSMDFRSAFWTQNKDSIGVLNYAIDKEAVVNSVLTGQGCTAYSTMQLNAFGGNKDADIYPYDLSKFAAEMAKLGWTKGRDGIYERNGQKFHFKIQVRDYEEERVDIANVVYKQLKDAGVEMEIVLVTKFDWNSGYDGFLAGYAVEFDPDAAYKQFITNGSSNTMKYSNPAVDNILTQARHAQDAKERKRLYGEFEVAFAKEPASVLIAYLDGNYVGISGLEGPDTKRVLGHHAVGVMWNIEDWKLTKK; from the coding sequence TTGAATTACAAGGAAAGAATCAAGACACTGATGACCGTCGTTTTATGCTTATTAGTTATCTTAAGTTTCACAGGGTGCGGCTCAAGCCCCTCCAGTACTTCCGGCGACCCGGCAAAGAACGCCTCGGATTTGTCCAATACTCTGGTCTATGCCGGTGAAAATACAGATACCATCAACCCGGTTATCACAGGGCAAAGCGAGTTGGTGAGTATTATATTTTCCGGCTTGATGAAGTACGATGTTTCCGGCCATCCCGTTGTAGACTTAGTCAAAAGTTATACTTATGATGAAAACTCACTTACCTATACCTTCAATCTGAGACAGGGAGTATTGTGGCAGGATGGTCAGCCTTTTACAGCCGAAGATGTCGTATACACTTATCAAGAGCTGACATCGGACAAAACCTTGGCTTCAAGTATTCTTGATGATTACAAAGATATCACTAATGTAAAAGCGACGGATGAGAATACCGTGGAAATCACTCTTTCTCAATATGACGCTGCCATGCTTAATTATTTTACCATTGGCATCCTTCCGAAGCACCTGCTTGAGGGGCAGGACCTGACCACATCACCTTTCAACCAGAATCCTGTGGGGACCGGCCGCTACAAGTTTGTTCAGTGGGATAAGGCCGGCGGAACTGTGACCCTGGTGAGAAATGAAAAATACTATGATAAGATCCCAAACATTGAAAAAATTGTCTACAAAACCGTGGCGGTGGAAAGCACCAAAGCCCTGATGCTGCAATCCGGCGAAGCAGACCTGGCCTGGCTCAATGCTAAATATGCCAAGGATTTCCGAGGTAAAGAGGGCTTCACAAATTATGATTTTAAAACAGCTGACTACCGGGCAATGTCAATGGACTTCAGATCAGCGTTCTGGACACAAAACAAGGATTCCATCGGCGTACTCAACTATGCCATTGATAAAGAAGCTGTCGTCAACAGCGTGCTCACTGGTCAGGGCTGCACTGCCTACAGTACTATGCAGCTGAATGCCTTTGGCGGCAATAAGGATGCGGACATTTACCCCTATGATCTGAGTAAGTTTGCTGCAGAGATGGCTAAGCTCGGTTGGACTAAGGGCAGGGACGGTATTTATGAGCGCAATGGACAGAAGTTTCACTTTAAAATTCAGGTTCGCGACTACGAAGAAGAGCGGGTAGATATTGCCAATGTTGTTTACAAACAATTGAAGGATGCCGGCGTAGAGATGGAAATTGTGCTGGTTACAAAGTTCGACTGGAATTCCGGGTATGACGGTTTCTTAGCCGGATATGCCGTAGAGTTTGACCCGGATGCAGCCTATAAACAATTTATTACCAACGGCAGCTCCAACACAATGAAATACTCCAATCCGGCAGTGGACAATATCCTGACCCAGGCAAGACATGCCCAGGATGCTAAGGAAAGAAAGCGCTTGTATGGTGAATTTGAAGTCGCCTTTGCCAAGGAACCGGCTTCCGTCTTAATCGCCTATCTTGACGGCAATTATGTCGGCATCAGCGGTCTTGAAGGTCCGGACACTAAAAGAGTTCTCGGGCATCATGCCGTGGGCGTGATGTGGAATATTGAAGATTGGAAACTCACTAAGAAATAA
- a CDS encoding aldo/keto reductase, with the protein MAKKLGFGCMRLPLLDKDDQTSFDTKTINNLVDTFLQKGFTYFDTAYVYHSYMSEEAVRAALVQRHSREEFELATKLPMRDIKTVEDQEKVFNEQLEKCGVEYFDYYLLHNIGVISYKKACELDSFSFGIQKKQEGKIKHLGMSFHDTPELLDEILTAHPELDFVQLQINYIDWENPSIQSRRCYEIARKHHKPIIVMEPCKGGSLALVPEKAEKLMKDYNPEASIPSWAIRFAASQEGVIMVLSGMNSMEQVLDNTSYMADLKPLNEEEYKIINQVSEIINENTAIPCTTCRYCEKGCPQNIAIADYFALYNSSKRATSNNFSSQFVYYLNLVANHGKASDCIDCKQCEEACPQHLQITEHLKDVSATFDVTPQFPSRK; encoded by the coding sequence ATGGCAAAAAAATTAGGCTTTGGATGTATGAGGCTGCCGCTTCTGGATAAAGATGACCAGACATCCTTTGATACGAAAACCATAAATAACTTGGTGGATACCTTTTTGCAGAAAGGATTTACTTATTTTGACACTGCTTATGTCTACCATAGCTATATGAGTGAGGAGGCAGTGAGAGCAGCTCTTGTCCAAAGACATAGCAGAGAGGAGTTTGAACTGGCCACAAAACTTCCTATGAGAGATATAAAAACTGTGGAAGATCAGGAAAAGGTCTTTAATGAACAGCTTGAAAAATGCGGCGTGGAGTATTTTGATTATTACCTCCTTCACAATATTGGGGTTATTTCCTATAAGAAGGCCTGTGAACTTGACAGTTTCAGTTTTGGAATTCAAAAGAAGCAAGAAGGCAAAATCAAGCATCTGGGTATGTCATTCCATGATACCCCGGAATTACTGGATGAGATTTTAACAGCTCATCCGGAACTGGATTTTGTGCAGCTGCAGATTAACTATATTGATTGGGAAAATCCAAGCATTCAGTCAAGAAGGTGCTATGAGATAGCCCGAAAGCATCACAAACCCATCATTGTCATGGAACCATGTAAAGGCGGCTCTCTGGCTTTAGTTCCGGAAAAAGCCGAAAAGTTAATGAAAGACTATAATCCGGAAGCATCCATACCATCCTGGGCCATCCGCTTTGCAGCCAGTCAGGAAGGAGTCATCATGGTGCTGAGCGGCATGAATAGCATGGAACAGGTGCTGGATAATACCTCTTATATGGCAGACTTAAAACCTCTCAATGAAGAAGAGTACAAGATTATCAATCAGGTCAGTGAAATTATCAATGAAAACACGGCCATCCCTTGTACTACCTGCAGATATTGCGAAAAAGGCTGTCCCCAAAACATTGCCATAGCAGATTACTTTGCCTTGTATAACAGCAGCAAACGTGCTACCAGCAATAACTTTTCCAGTCAGTTTGTCTATTATCTAAACCTTGTGGCCAACCATGGCAAGGCCAGTGACTGCATCGACTGTAAACAGTGTGAAGAAGCATGTCCTCAGCATTTGCAGATAACGGAACACTTAAAAGATGTTTCAGCAACCTTTGATGTGACGCCACAGTTTCCTAGCAGAAAATAA
- a CDS encoding ATP-binding cassette domain-containing protein, translating to MNPDEILRVNHLKQHFHIHKGLTIKAVDGVTFQVKKGEVFGLVGESGSGKSTVARTIMGIYPATSGDVYFKGQRISEKEISRQIKKDLHLNMQIIFQDSAAALNPRMTVEEIITEPLKVNRIVKNKNELRAKLESLLREVGLDNSYKTKRPAEISGGQRQRVAIARCLSTSPDLIIADEPVASLDVSIQAQIINLFQRLQREHGFSFLLIAHDLSIIKFICDKVAVMLQGRLMELAPAQELFNNPLHPYTRSLLSAVPVPDPVFERNKKIIDYDVQNVKTKVKMVEAAPGHYVWQ from the coding sequence ATGAACCCTGATGAAATATTACGTGTTAATCACTTGAAACAGCATTTTCATATTCATAAAGGCCTAACGATTAAGGCTGTCGATGGGGTAACTTTTCAGGTTAAGAAGGGCGAAGTTTTTGGCCTGGTAGGTGAAAGCGGTTCAGGAAAGTCCACGGTGGCTAGAACTATTATGGGAATCTACCCAGCCACAAGCGGTGATGTTTATTTTAAGGGCCAGAGGATATCGGAAAAAGAGATCTCTAGGCAGATTAAAAAGGATTTACATTTAAACATGCAAATTATTTTTCAGGATTCAGCGGCTGCTCTGAATCCGAGAATGACCGTCGAGGAGATCATTACCGAGCCGCTGAAAGTGAACCGTATTGTGAAGAACAAAAATGAACTTCGCGCTAAATTAGAGTCTTTGCTCCGGGAAGTGGGTTTGGATAACAGCTATAAAACCAAGCGTCCCGCTGAGATTTCCGGGGGGCAGCGTCAACGGGTGGCCATTGCCAGGTGCTTAAGCACCAGTCCGGATTTAATTATTGCCGATGAGCCTGTGGCCTCCCTGGATGTTTCAATTCAGGCACAGATTATTAACTTATTCCAGCGATTGCAGCGCGAGCATGGGTTTTCCTTTCTCTTAATCGCCCATGACCTCTCCATCATTAAGTTTATCTGTGACAAGGTGGCGGTAATGCTTCAGGGCAGGCTTATGGAACTGGCGCCGGCTCAAGAGTTATTTAATAATCCCCTTCATCCCTATACCCGGTCTCTTTTATCCGCTGTTCCTGTGCCTGATCCTGTTTTCGAAAGAAATAAAAAGATTATAGACTATGATGTGCAAAACGTAAAAACAAAAGTGAAAATGGTTGAAGCAGCACCTGGTCATTATGTTTGGCAATGA
- a CDS encoding cupin domain-containing protein, which yields MVNIVKNIEFSKALKLEELISYQPGQVVSKTLAQIPAANVTLFSLDEGEGISTHTTSGDAIVQVLDGEAEITIGNDLIIVKAGETVIMPSGIPHGLEARKRFKMLLTVIKG from the coding sequence TTGGTGAATATAGTAAAAAACATTGAGTTTTCTAAAGCACTAAAGCTAGAAGAATTAATAAGTTACCAACCCGGACAGGTCGTTAGCAAGACTCTTGCTCAGATTCCCGCCGCAAATGTAACCTTGTTTTCCCTTGATGAAGGCGAGGGCATCAGCACCCATACCACATCAGGAGACGCAATTGTTCAAGTTTTAGATGGAGAGGCAGAAATTACGATTGGCAATGATCTGATCATTGTCAAAGCCGGTGAGACAGTTATTATGCCTTCCGGTATACCTCACGGATTAGAAGCTCGAAAACGTTTTAAAATGCTTTTGACTGTTATCAAAGGTTAA
- a CDS encoding DedA family protein produces METILSHLAQFVINIISHLGYIGVFLAMAIESACIPLPSEIILPFTGYMVFLGRFGLWQSTLAATLGNLLGALFAYYIGRWGGRPFIKRFGRYVFIHERELSKTEELFDRHGELTVFIGRLLPVVRTFISLPAGIARMNSVKMSIYTVAGALPWCLMLIITGQKLGENWNTLKPLFHRFDIVIGIIIFLFIIYYLIKKKHLKR; encoded by the coding sequence TTGGAGACAATTTTATCGCATCTTGCACAATTTGTAATCAATATTATTTCACATTTAGGCTATATCGGAGTTTTCCTCGCCATGGCAATTGAGAGCGCCTGTATTCCTTTACCAAGTGAAATTATTCTCCCTTTCACTGGTTATATGGTTTTCCTGGGCCGATTTGGTCTATGGCAGTCTACACTAGCCGCAACGTTAGGAAATCTATTGGGTGCATTATTCGCCTATTATATCGGACGATGGGGCGGACGACCTTTCATAAAGCGTTTCGGGCGCTACGTTTTTATCCATGAACGAGAATTATCTAAGACTGAAGAATTATTCGATCGTCATGGTGAGCTAACAGTATTTATTGGCAGACTCTTGCCGGTAGTTCGAACGTTTATCTCCCTACCGGCGGGAATTGCAAGAATGAATTCCGTTAAAATGTCGATCTACACTGTTGCAGGAGCTCTGCCATGGTGCTTAATGCTCATTATTACTGGTCAAAAATTAGGAGAGAATTGGAATACGTTAAAACCTCTGTTTCATCGCTTTGATATAGTTATTGGGATCATTATTTTCCTCTTCATTATTTATTATCTGATAAAGAAAAAACACTTAAAACGTTAA
- a CDS encoding ABC transporter permease has translation MNKKVTVIKKITRKILGFILAIFILSVGVFYIARLAPGDPLQSYYGDAVESMTTAELDAARVRLGLDGPIYLQYIKWIGNALQGDFGLSLKYKTPAMEVVSPLIGNTLLLGGTAYILVFALATLLALFCGMNEDTLVDRIICKVGTAAYYIPPFWLGVVLVLIFSINLRWLPSSGAYDIGKSGDILNQIQHMILPLVVMILSHLWYYAYMIRNKLLDEIRKDYVLLAKSKGCNKAEIVFKHCFRNVAPTVVSIMAISIPHVLSGTYIAESVFNYPGIGALAVVSAKYHDYNLLMLVVLITGLLVISSSMIAQSVNEVIDPRMRLREGQACRMTESSLS, from the coding sequence TTGAACAAAAAAGTAACTGTTATTAAAAAGATAACAAGAAAAATACTAGGCTTTATATTAGCCATATTTATTCTCTCTGTCGGGGTTTTTTATATTGCCCGTTTGGCACCCGGGGATCCGCTGCAATCTTATTACGGCGATGCCGTTGAATCCATGACCACAGCGGAGCTGGATGCTGCACGCGTACGCTTAGGTCTAGATGGTCCAATTTATCTGCAATATATCAAATGGATCGGCAACGCTCTGCAGGGTGATTTTGGCTTATCACTGAAATATAAGACACCGGCTATGGAAGTTGTTTCCCCGCTCATTGGCAACACTTTGCTCCTTGGAGGCACAGCCTACATACTCGTTTTTGCCTTGGCTACTCTGCTGGCTTTGTTTTGTGGGATGAATGAAGATACGTTAGTGGATCGAATCATCTGCAAAGTGGGGACAGCAGCCTATTACATCCCTCCCTTTTGGCTGGGCGTTGTCCTGGTTTTGATTTTCAGTATTAATCTCCGGTGGCTGCCCAGCAGTGGTGCCTATGATATCGGCAAATCCGGGGATATCTTAAATCAGATCCAGCATATGATTTTACCCCTGGTGGTTATGATCCTCAGTCACCTGTGGTATTACGCCTATATGATCCGCAATAAGCTTTTGGATGAAATCCGCAAGGATTATGTCTTATTAGCCAAGTCCAAGGGCTGCAATAAAGCTGAAATTGTCTTCAAGCATTGTTTCCGCAATGTAGCACCCACCGTTGTCAGCATCATGGCTATTTCCATTCCTCATGTTTTGAGCGGAACCTATATTGCAGAGTCTGTTTTCAATTATCCGGGAATAGGGGCTCTTGCCGTGGTCAGCGCTAAATATCACGATTACAATTTACTGATGCTGGTGGTGCTGATTACAGGGCTGCTGGTGATTTCATCCAGTATGATTGCTCAGTCGGTCAATGAAGTCATAGATCCAAGAATGAGATTGAGGGAGGGGCAGGCATGCCGGATGACAGAAAGCAGTTTGTCGTAG
- a CDS encoding ABC transporter ATP-binding protein: protein MAEPVLELNNLSVSFDTPNGEVEAVRDVSLTLMKGEILALVGESGCGKTVMSQGVMKLLPKTARIKQGRIIVDGEDITDYKEKQMRRLRGSVMSMVFQDPMTTLNPTIPIGKQITESIFKHTRSSREQAKQRGLEMLNLVGIENPDQMFGLQPHFFSGGMRQRCVLAIALASNPKVLFADEATTALDVTVQAKIIDLLLDIRDKSGLSIVFISHDLGAVARIADRVAVMYAGKIVEIGTAEEIYYDPRHPYVWGLMSALPSLTKEGENLSGISGMPPVMLNPPPGDAFAVRNEFALTIDYEEMPPMFQISPTHSAATWLLDERAPKIAPPMALQRRKIV from the coding sequence ATGGCTGAACCTGTTTTGGAACTTAACAACTTATCTGTTAGCTTCGATACACCAAATGGTGAAGTTGAAGCTGTCAGAGACGTCAGCTTAACACTCATGAAAGGAGAAATCCTAGCGTTAGTGGGAGAATCAGGCTGCGGAAAAACGGTAATGAGTCAAGGGGTGATGAAGCTGCTTCCCAAAACTGCCAGGATAAAACAGGGGCGAATAATAGTTGACGGCGAGGATATCACGGATTATAAAGAAAAACAAATGCGCCGGCTGCGGGGCAGCGTTATGTCTATGGTATTTCAGGATCCTATGACAACCTTAAACCCCACGATTCCCATCGGGAAGCAAATAACTGAATCTATCTTTAAGCATACCCGGTCTAGCAGGGAGCAGGCCAAACAACGGGGGCTGGAAATGCTGAATTTGGTGGGCATAGAAAATCCTGACCAGATGTTTGGGCTGCAGCCCCATTTTTTTTCAGGAGGCATGCGCCAGCGCTGCGTCCTGGCTATCGCTCTGGCCTCCAATCCCAAGGTGTTGTTTGCAGATGAAGCGACGACTGCTCTGGACGTAACGGTTCAAGCTAAAATAATTGATCTGCTTTTGGATATCCGGGATAAGAGCGGTCTTTCCATCGTCTTCATTTCCCATGATTTGGGAGCTGTGGCCCGCATTGCCGATCGTGTGGCGGTTATGTATGCCGGAAAAATTGTGGAAATAGGTACGGCTGAGGAAATTTATTATGATCCCCGGCATCCTTATGTTTGGGGTTTGATGTCGGCGCTGCCGTCTCTGACTAAAGAGGGAGAGAATCTTAGCGGGATTTCCGGCATGCCGCCTGTGATGTTGAATCCTCCCCCGGGTGACGCCTTTGCTGTGCGCAACGAATTTGCCCTGACCATTGATTATGAAGAAATGCCGCCTATGTTTCAGATTTCTCCTACTCACAGCGCGGCGACCTGGCTGCTTGATGAAAGAGCGCCAAAAATTGCCCCTCCAATGGCACTGCAAAGAAGGAAGATCGTATGA
- a CDS encoding ABC transporter permease, with protein MPDDRKQFVVVGADYRPHLPERKAPSLRDKLKGKPLLSMGILSIIVLGCIFAEQVYNHDPTGFYLQNLNEAPNGNFYFGTDSLGRDIFSMIWYGGRASILIGLLSTAIITVIGVIYGCISGSADSRVDAVMMRVPELINSIPIILLVLLLTSVMGKQNILKISFVIGVTGWCALARIVRSEVRQIRSSEYVLAAHCMGGSFLHIMARHLIPNFVSTIMFVVVSSISLSMSMESTLSFLGLGLPVDVISWGSMLSLANKALLSNTWWVIIIPGLFLIITLVCITNIAYFFRRETNKLESIL; from the coding sequence ATGCCGGATGACAGAAAGCAGTTTGTCGTAGTGGGTGCTGATTACAGGCCGCACTTGCCGGAGAGGAAGGCTCCGTCCCTTAGGGATAAATTAAAAGGAAAGCCGCTGCTATCCATGGGTATTCTCAGCATTATCGTCTTGGGGTGTATTTTTGCCGAGCAGGTGTATAACCATGATCCGACAGGTTTTTATCTGCAAAATCTTAATGAAGCACCCAATGGGAACTTTTATTTCGGGACAGACTCCCTGGGACGGGATATCTTTTCCATGATCTGGTATGGCGGACGAGCTTCCATCCTTATTGGTCTGCTGAGCACGGCGATTATTACTGTGATCGGCGTAATTTACGGATGTATCAGCGGCAGCGCTGATTCGCGGGTTGACGCTGTCATGATGCGGGTTCCTGAACTTATTAATAGTATCCCGATAATTTTGCTGGTTCTATTGCTTACTTCAGTTATGGGAAAACAAAATATCCTGAAAATATCCTTTGTCATCGGCGTAACCGGCTGGTGTGCTTTGGCCAGAATTGTGCGCAGCGAAGTGAGACAGATCCGCAGCAGCGAATATGTGCTGGCCGCCCATTGTATGGGGGGGAGTTTCCTGCATATCATGGCCAGGCATTTAATTCCCAATTTTGTCTCGACAATTATGTTTGTGGTGGTATCCAGTATAAGCTTAAGCATGTCCATGGAGTCGACGCTGAGCTTTCTCGGACTTGGGCTGCCCGTGGACGTTATTTCCTGGGGCAGTATGCTTTCTTTGGCCAACAAAGCGCTCTTGTCCAATACTTGGTGGGTGATCATCATCCCAGGCTTGTTTTTAATCATCACCTTAGTGTGTATCACTAATATTGCTTATTTCTTTAGAAGAGAAACCAACAAACTGGAAAGCATTCTATAA
- a CDS encoding DUF1858 domain-containing protein — MITGNENITEVVSNHPETVEVFQKYGMHCFGCMAARFENIEQGALAHGIDVPSLINDLNKAVGNQ; from the coding sequence ATGATTACTGGAAATGAAAACATTACAGAAGTCGTTTCAAACCATCCTGAAACTGTCGAAGTATTTCAGAAATACGGTATGCATTGTTTTGGCTGCATGGCCGCTCGTTTTGAGAACATAGAGCAAGGTGCTCTAGCTCATGGAATTGATGTTCCAAGTTTGATTAATGATTTAAATAAAGCTGTAGGAAATCAATAA
- a CDS encoding sensor histidine kinase, with product MEHQIFNQSEQLVQNIASAINSGSAQQLDQFGNTDYFYIKATESGEITQTFSTNPHLDSKELNKLAEEILRRKSSKGDFDWHDLSYTFLKVPQNQQQGVLIVSVGLNRELMVLKFLLAALFITGVICLGLAFYSSLYLADKALIPIKKSWQRQQDFVADASHEMRTPLAVIQTNLELVMGNPKETVAEQEAWLKNIKIEVTHMTRLVEDLLFLARADSDQQSLEKGNFSLDKAINQVIKPLIPIADNKGITLKIDAEPEVDFYGDEKRISQLMLILVDNAIKHTPSNGKVSLKMRELGNIIEILVTDNGEGIEEQHLDKIFERFYRIDKARVKSIEGTGLGLSIANWIVKSHKGTIKVSSIPGKETVFTVRFPR from the coding sequence ATGGAACATCAAATCTTTAACCAATCCGAACAATTGGTCCAAAATATTGCATCTGCTATCAACTCTGGCTCAGCACAACAATTGGACCAATTTGGAAATACTGATTATTTTTATATCAAGGCAACGGAATCTGGCGAAATTACACAAACCTTTTCAACGAACCCACACTTAGATTCAAAGGAATTAAATAAGCTCGCTGAAGAAATTTTAAGAAGGAAAAGCAGTAAAGGTGATTTTGATTGGCACGATCTTTCTTATACTTTTTTGAAAGTCCCACAAAATCAGCAACAAGGTGTCCTGATAGTTTCAGTAGGTCTCAATCGAGAATTAATGGTTTTAAAATTTTTACTGGCAGCTCTTTTTATTACCGGTGTTATTTGTTTAGGATTGGCGTTTTACTCTAGCCTCTACTTAGCCGATAAAGCTTTAATACCTATTAAAAAGTCTTGGCAAAGGCAACAGGATTTTGTAGCGGATGCCTCACATGAAATGCGCACTCCCTTGGCAGTCATCCAAACAAACCTTGAATTGGTGATGGGTAATCCAAAAGAAACTGTGGCAGAACAGGAAGCATGGTTAAAAAATATTAAAATCGAAGTGACACATATGACCCGACTAGTGGAAGATTTATTGTTCTTAGCTAGAGCTGATTCTGATCAACAATCACTTGAAAAAGGTAATTTCTCCTTAGACAAAGCTATTAACCAGGTCATAAAACCGCTTATCCCTATAGCAGACAACAAAGGTATAACCTTAAAAATTGATGCTGAACCAGAAGTAGACTTTTACGGGGATGAAAAGAGAATAAGCCAGCTCATGCTTATCCTCGTTGACAACGCTATTAAACATACCCCATCAAACGGTAAAGTCAGTTTAAAGATGAGGGAACTGGGAAATATCATAGAGATTTTAGTAACTGATAACGGAGAAGGAATTGAAGAACAACATTTAGATAAAATCTTTGAGCGCTTTTACCGAATTGATAAAGCCCGAGTTAAAAGCATTGAAGGTACAGGGCTTGGTCTTTCTATTGCAAATTGGATTGTAAAAAGCCATAAAGGTACGATTAAGGTATCCAGCATTCCAGGTAAAGAAACTGTGTTTACAGTTCGGTTTCCAAGATAA
- a CDS encoding response regulator transcription factor: MRLLLVDDEQRLADPLAYILRKNNYGVDLAYDGETGQAMAETGIYDLIVLDRMLPNKEGVEVLKELRNKGIMTPVLLLTAKDSVEDRITGLDAGADDYLIKPFSTDELMARIRALSRRKGFQLTGDKVMAFGLVLDPFGCEVTDGKNSIKLTYKESLLLELFMRNPSQVITKEQILDRVWGLDSDVELSNVEVYIYYLRKKIKSDHCSIETIRGVGYCLKGLENSARQS, from the coding sequence ATGAGGTTATTACTCGTCGATGACGAACAAAGATTAGCAGACCCCTTAGCTTATATTCTCAGAAAAAATAATTACGGTGTTGATTTGGCTTATGACGGAGAAACTGGTCAAGCGATGGCCGAAACTGGGATATATGATCTTATTGTTCTCGATAGGATGCTGCCAAATAAAGAAGGTGTAGAGGTTTTAAAAGAACTTCGCAATAAAGGAATAATGACCCCTGTGCTCCTATTAACAGCCAAGGATTCCGTCGAAGATCGAATCACTGGACTAGATGCCGGAGCAGACGACTACCTGATAAAGCCATTTTCAACAGATGAATTAATGGCTCGTATTAGAGCACTGTCCAGAAGGAAAGGATTCCAACTTACTGGAGATAAAGTTATGGCCTTTGGATTGGTTCTTGATCCTTTTGGCTGCGAAGTAACAGACGGGAAGAATAGCATTAAGCTGACCTATAAGGAATCGTTATTATTGGAACTTTTCATGCGCAACCCTTCTCAGGTGATTACCAAGGAACAAATCTTAGATAGAGTATGGGGATTAGACTCAGACGTAGAGTTGTCGAATGTCGAAGTATATATCTATTATTTGCGTAAAAAGATTAAATCTGATCATTGTTCAATAGAAACGATTCGGGGGGTAGGCTATTGTTTAAAAGGATTAGAAAACTCAGCTCGACAATCATAA